The sequence below is a genomic window from Cerasicoccus sp. TK19100.
GTAGCGGGTTTGGATTTTGATATTCTCGCAATGCACGTCATGGATGTCGCCAGCGTCGCGAGCCTGAATCAGGATGCCGCGATTGCTGTCGTAGATCTCGATATCCTTGAGATGAATTTGAGACATGTTGTTCTCACCGTAGCCGATACGGATGCCGGATGAGCGGCTGGAAAGGCGGCAATTTTCAACATGGATATCCAGCAGCTCGCCTTCCAGGTTGGTGAAGCCAAGCTCAATCTCCGGCTCGCCTTTGAGATCACGGAAACCAGTCAGTGCGATGCAGTCATCTCCAGATTGGATATCCAGATTTTTCAAGACGGCATGTCGGCAAGAGGTCATGTGAATGCCATCGTTGTTCGGGATGTTTTGGTTATGCGAGATCGTGAGGTTTTCGACTTCGATATTGACGCAATCAGCCAAGTGAATTGTCCAGTATGCCGATCCACGCGCGCTGAAGTCTTTGAGGGCGACTTTTCGGCAGTTGGAAAAGATGAGCATGTTGCCCGGGCGTTCTTTGGGTTCGACGGGGCCATCTTGAAATGGATTGTCGAAGGCAACGAACTCAGCGCCTTGTTGGATCGAGTTGATGTCGTAGTCGATGTAGGTGCGCGATTGGTCCATGAAGAACCAGTTCAGTTCGTCGCCATTGATTTCGCCAACACCAGTGACGGAGATATTTTCCAGATTTCGCGCAAGCAGAATACCGCCAACTTTGTCTTCGTGTCGGTGGTGTTCATATACCGGAGAAGCTTGTAGAATTGCGCCTTTGGCAAGGTGGATTTCGGTGTTCGATTTCGGGTAAAGCAGGCCGGTCACGAAGCGCCCCTTAGGAATGAGAACACGCGTTGGCGTTACGCCATCCACGGAGTCGAGCGCGCGTTGCAGAGACTCGGTGCAAATCGTTTGACCGGACGCGTCCGCGCCAAAGTCGAGAATGTTGATAACGGGATTTGTCGACATTGTGAGTTAATTGGTGGGTTCAATATCGCTTGTGTATAACGTTATAGTTAAGCTTGCGTGCCGCGCGTCAAGCATGATGTTTAATGCCAAGGCGAAAGTCTTGGGCTCGACTTCAGGTGTGCTTAGTTGGCCAGCTGTCTTTCGGCTTCTATGCTTTGAATCAGTGACCTCGTTGTCGTGCCGTCGGTCCAGGAGCCACCGATAAGGGTCGCTTTGGGATACTCCGGCACACCGACTTCTCCGGAGTGAATCATGCTGATGACCATGTCGACCGCAGCTTCACCAGCGTGGTCATTGTGCTGCTTCATGCCGGACCATTCCGGGCGGTCTTTACGCCACTCTAGCTGGATGAGGCCGATGTCCTCTGGCACACGAAAGTTCAGGTTGCTCAACCAAAGCCGCACGACATTGTAGAGGGTGAAGATGACATCGGGCTTCTCGCGGTCCAACCACTGCTTAAAGAGGGATGGGTCGGATTTTGCCGCCGTTACCTGGTAAAAGGGCTTCAGGCGCTTGCGTTGCGGCAATGAGCTTTGGCCAATTTGGTAGCCTGCCGTGAAGCGGCCTTCCACCAGATCGTCGATCGTTTTATCGAGGACCAGGGCGGGGCGCTGATAGCCCAGTTCGAGCGCTTTCTCAAAAGCGCGCAAGGCGATGATGTGGTGGTCCGTACAGGCAAAGGGAAGTGCTGGCTCACGCGTTCGCACACCGGTAACGACGCATGGGTAGGCATCCCAAGTCGGGGCAAAAGCGCGGGGCAGTCGATTGGTATTCATGAGGCCGACAATAATGATGCCGCGAATGCCGCGTGCATGAAGAATGCGGTTCAAACGCTCGCCATCCAGCTCCGGATCGTGCAGCCAAAAGGTGTCAAAAGTATAGCCCAGATGCTGTGCTCTTCTTTTACAACCTGCGACGTAGGTGGGGATGGTTGGGTGCTGCTGAAAGGCAAACTTATCTTTGTTGGCGTTGATCAAGGCCAGGGTGGCTTTGGGGCCGGCGTTTTGTCCGGAGCGGAGCTGTGTCATGAGGTGCGCCACGATAGGATTTCGCTGATAGCCCATGTCATCGGCGATTCGTTGAATGCGCTCACGGGTCCGGGGTGGAATTTGCGAATCGTTCCGCAATGCGAGGGAAACGGTATTCTTGGAGACACCGGCTTCACGGGCAATGTCAGTCATCGTTACGCGTTTCATAGCCGACATTTTCACGCGGGCGACATTACTGTCAAGCCGCGTCGCGATTTACAGGATGATTCTGGTAACTATGATTATTAAAGTAACTCATTTCCCCGTCTCTCGTCGTTACCCAAACCATCGAGAGAGTCGGCAGCGCCGCGTCGCAGATTTCTACTTATAGCCCTATGAACAATTACGCAGAAGAAATACAAAACGGCCAGGCTGTGCTTGGCATTGAGCTGGGCTCTACACGGATTAAAGCGGTGTTGGTTGGCACTGATAATCAGCCAATCGCATCGGGCGGATACAGCTGGGAAAATCAACTGATCGACGGCGTCTGGACCTACTCTTTGGATGAAGTTTGGGCGGGCGTCCAGGCCAGCTATTCAGCGTTGAAGAAAAACGTGTTGGCCGAGCATGGCGTAGAGCTTTCCACTATCAAAGCCATCGGCTTTAGCGCGATGATGCACGGCTATCTGGTCTTTGGCGCGGATAACGAGCAACTGGTCCCGTTTCGCACTTGGCGCAATAACATTACCGGGCCTGCCTCGGAGAAATTAGGTGAGCTTTTTGATTACCCAATACCTCAGCGGTGGAGCATTGCGCATCTCTATCAGGCTATTCTCAATGGTGAGTCGCACGTTGGCGAAATCACTTACATGACGACGCTTGCCGGCTATGTGCATTGGAAGCTAACCGGGCAAAAAGCGATGGGCATTGGCGAGGCATCAGGCATGTTCCCCATCGACATTGGTTCGCAGGATTTCAACGCAGGGATGATCGCGCAGTTCGATGAGTTGGTGCAAGAGAAGGGCTATGGCTGGAGCCTGAAAGAACTGTTGCCACAAGTGCTATCCGCGGG
It includes:
- a CDS encoding glycoside hydrolase family 28 protein is translated as MSTNPVINILDFGADASGQTICTESLQRALDSVDGVTPTRVLIPKGRFVTGLLYPKSNTEIHLAKGAILQASPVYEHHRHEDKVGGILLARNLENISVTGVGEINGDELNWFFMDQSRTYIDYDINSIQQGAEFVAFDNPFQDGPVEPKERPGNMLIFSNCRKVALKDFSARGSAYWTIHLADCVNIEVENLTISHNQNIPNNDGIHMTSCRHAVLKNLDIQSGDDCIALTGFRDLKGEPEIELGFTNLEGELLDIHVENCRLSSRSSGIRIGYGENNMSQIHLKDIEIYDSNRGILIQARDAGDIHDVHCENIKIQTRYMAGSWWGNGEPISISSIHRLKNLSAPLGEVWNIHFKNIQMTAPTPAFLYADQEGTVRDISFENCQLSHQPDPLFKQKGQTVDLRPVHDYKLALINTDKSDIDSINVATDTVSGSIQLVEQAPA
- a CDS encoding LacI family DNA-binding transcriptional regulator codes for the protein MKRVTMTDIAREAGVSKNTVSLALRNDSQIPPRTRERIQRIADDMGYQRNPIVAHLMTQLRSGQNAGPKATLALINANKDKFAFQQHPTIPTYVAGCKRRAQHLGYTFDTFWLHDPELDGERLNRILHARGIRGIIIVGLMNTNRLPRAFAPTWDAYPCVVTGVRTREPALPFACTDHHIIALRAFEKALELGYQRPALVLDKTIDDLVEGRFTAGYQIGQSSLPQRKRLKPFYQVTAAKSDPSLFKQWLDREKPDVIFTLYNVVRLWLSNLNFRVPEDIGLIQLEWRKDRPEWSGMKQHNDHAGEAAVDMVISMIHSGEVGVPEYPKATLIGGSWTDGTTTRSLIQSIEAERQLAN